A stretch of DNA from Desmospora activa DSM 45169:
CCGATCGCGGCTCCAACGGCCCGGACGGCTTGGGGCTTTTCAATCAGCTCCGCAATTTGCGAATACGTAACCGTTTTCCCATACGGGATTTGATTAAGGGCATTCCATATCGCCTGTTGGAAGCTCGTACCTTGAATATCAACTGGAAACGAAAACGATTGGCGTTTGCCTTGAAAATACTCAGCCAATTCCATTTGATAAGGCTGTAACCTTTCATCATTACGTACAAGTTCAAACTGCGGGAAACGATTGTTAACCCAATCCGTCAGTTCTGCAAAAGGCTTGTTGGGGGAACCGACGTAACAAAGTCCCCTAGATGTTGCGGCCATATATAATTTCCAGTTATCGTATTCAAATAGCGACCAATAAATCGGTTGCTTATGGGTGTCGTTCATGAGTAAATTTCTCTGTGCCATGCGGTCACCTCCACAGGCAGTATACCCCAATTCATGGGTAGTTGAGCGTGTTTTGGAATGTAAGAGCAAGATAACAAAATTCTGGCCATCCGTTTTATGATAAAACTGTGTACGTACAAGGAACGTACCCTTTGGGAGGATCAAGATGAAAACCAACATAGAAACTCATGGTACACCCCCTATTTCATCGGGGTGAAAACGATGGAGATTTATTGTTTCCCATGGTGCAAAGGTAACAGGGATATGCTATACAACTTCTTCCCAAAGGGATGGAAATAGACCGAAACGCGAAATGAAGGGATCCGGATACCAAAATCACAAAAACCACCGGCTTCAAACGGTGGTTTTTGTGATTTAAATTCGATTATAATCCCCTTGCCATTCTTGGATTAATTTCTTGATTTGTTCTCCTGTCAAGTTGTCTTCAGCGGCCCGCTTACACAGTTCAGGAAACTCTGCATCGCTAGCGAACCGCAATCCAACGATTTGCTTTAAGGTGAGACGTGGATCGAGGAGCTCTCCCGTCAAGATATAATGTCGGAGCTGTTGTTCGGATCGGATGATCCGATCCTGTATTTTTAAAGGGTAAATTCGTACCAATGTTACAGTTAAGAGAAGCGCGATACTCATCATTAAACTGATGACAGCCCACCCGATCATCTCTCCCGATTGCAGGGAAGAGATCAATAAGACGAGCGTTGTTATGAAGATAATCAAGCTGAGCGGCGCCAACATAAAGTGATAGGTAGGATCCAATTTCCGATGGTTTTTATAATTTTGCTTCTCCAACAAATTCATCTCCCTTTTTTCGATCTTTAAACGGATTGAGATAAGCCTAAAGGTAAGAAATCTTGACCTAACATTGTTTTTGGGTTTGTTTTTCGACGTATTATATAGAGATTTTATTTGAAGTTTGTAATGCAAACTAGTTTAAAAAATACATTCTGATCTTTTATGACTCCATTGCCTCTTCCAACAACATCTCCACCCATTTCATATCGGCTTCCAGATGAAGAATCCCACCTTCCACCAGATAAATCATGGAACGGTGTTGCTCAGGATCAAGGCGAGCTCGTAACTGGCGCAACTGCATCATGTGATAAACCAAGGACGCCCGTTGTCGGTTCAGCATCTCTGTCTCTTGCCGAAAATCGATTTCTTGTGCACAGAGGAGTTTAAAGAAAAAGGCATCTTTTAGAAGTGAACGTTCTACTGGTTCCAGCAACCATTGGTGCAGCTCCTTCCGACCGTCCTCCGTGAGTCGATACTCTCTACGCTCCCTACTCCCCCCTTCTTTCAAAGGTTCGACCAATCCGTCCCGCGTTAAGCGATCCAATGTGGTGTACACTTGCCCTGTATTTAAGGGCCATTGGCCGTGCACCATGCTCTCAAATTTGGTCTTAATTTCATACCCATGCCGCTCTCTTTGATGCAGCAGGGCTAATATGGCATGCTTCACAGACATCGTTCTTTCCTCAGTTCCACCGCCTGTATTTGGGGCAATCCCCCGACGGATGAATAGACTCCGTAAGAGAAAGGATTACAAACCGCTCTTATCGTTCAACTGCGAATGGATTCTTGCACATTGACCCTGCCGGCGCGAAGAGCCGGAATCCAAGTAGCTAGAAAAGTAACCAGAGCGCTAGTCAGACAAGTAATCAGCCATTCAGACCAGGGAATCAAAAAATACATGTTCACCTCATCTGAAAGAACATTGAGGCCAATCAACCACAGTCCCAAAGCAGACCCAACCACAATCCCGGTAACCCCGATAACGGCTCCTTCTCCGAATACCATGCCGTAGACTTGAGCACGGCTGGCTCCGAGAGCCCTCATCGTTCCGTATTCCTGCAATCGTTCCGTTACACTTATCATCAAGAGATTGACGATGCCGATCCCAGCTGTCGTGAGAGTGACTGCCAACAATCCCGTAAAGAGGAGAGATAGACCCGGAAAGGTACGCTGCTGCCAGCGAATCTCCTCTTCTAAGGTTTGCACCCGAATCAGGTGATCTCCCATCTTGTGGAAAAGATTCTCTTTCAAAGCCCGTTGACTACTTCCTTCTTCCAATGCAACCAGACTTCGGATAGCAGTATGAACGCCAAATTCATTCTTCATCCGATCTTCCGCAACAAACCCGACATAACCGCCGTCAAATTGCGTCTTGACGACTCCGTCAACCTGAAATTTCTTTCGCCCCGATGGTGTTTCAAGAATAATGGATTCCCCGACTTCCCCTCCCCATTGCTGAAATGCATGGTCTCCCAGCAGAATACTCCCTGGGGTATTTAAATCGAATCCCTTCGTATTTTCCGTGGTGAATAAAGGATGGGACTGTTGCCACTTCGGGTTGACTC
This window harbors:
- a CDS encoding methylated-DNA--[protein]-cysteine S-methyltransferase: MAQRNLLMNDTHKQPIYWSLFEYDNWKLYMAATSRGLCYVGSPNKPFAELTDWVNNRFPQFELVRNDERLQPYQMELAEYFQGKRQSFSFPVDIQGTSFQQAIWNALNQIPYGKTVTYSQIAELIEKPQAVRAVGAAIGANPVLISVPCHRVIGKNGTLTGYRGGLEMKKHLLRLEGVTND
- a CDS encoding DUF6526 family protein; its protein translation is MEKQNYKNHRKLDPTYHFMLAPLSLIIFITTLVLLISSLQSGEMIGWAVISLMMSIALLLTVTLVRIYPLKIQDRIIRSEQQLRHYILTGELLDPRLTLKQIVGLRFASDAEFPELCKRAAEDNLTGEQIKKLIQEWQGDYNRI
- a CDS encoding PadR family transcriptional regulator, yielding MSVKHAILALLHQRERHGYEIKTKFESMVHGQWPLNTGQVYTTLDRLTRDGLVEPLKEGGSRERREYRLTEDGRKELHQWLLEPVERSLLKDAFFFKLLCAQEIDFRQETEMLNRQRASLVYHMMQLRQLRARLDPEQHRSMIYLVEGGILHLEADMKWVEMLLEEAMES